The nucleotide sequence GGCCTTGACGAAATTCAATGAGCTTAAAGCTAAATTGTTTAATGTATTAGAAATAAAGGAATCGGAAGTTGATGAACTATCTGATGAAGAATTTCTAAAGAAAAAGAAGGAGTTAGAAAAAAGTATAAAAGGATTGAAAAATTAACAATTGGTTCTTAAAAATCTATAACATTTTTGGTTAATAAAAAGAGCCTAAGATTGGCTCTTTTTATATTGAAACGAAAGGAAGTGGAATAATGTTAAAGTTGAAGGGCTGGATCTTCATTGAAACGCAATCGATTCTTTAAAACTTGGGTTAACCCATTATTAGAGCACGAAGAACAAATTGATTTTCAATAGTTTATATTTAAGACGAGATTTAATAACAAGCCACGTAGTCTGCAAAGGCTTATTTTTTATTCTCTTTTTCTATTATACATGTTAAAATTCACAATAATAATAATCTTAAAATTAACATTAATATTAATGTTAATGGAGGATGAAAACATGCCAATCATTGCAGTATCTACTAACAAAGGTGGGGTTTTAAAGACCAGTATAACCACGAATCTAGCTGGAGCTTTATGCAATAATAAAAAAGTCTTAATTATTGATACAGATAACCAGGGAAACGTATTAGTTTCGTTTGGAATTAATCCTGATTCAGTAGAACAAACATTGTATGATGTCTTAGTTGAAGGACTCGATCCAAAAGAAGCGATTATTAATGTTCATCCCAATATTGATGTTTTACCGTCAAATGATGATATGAGCTTTTTGGAATTTGATGTCCTTTCTAACAGAGAAAAATACCCGACCCCATTTAAAATGCTTAAAAATGCTATGGGAACAATTGAAAAAGAATACGACTATATTTTAATCGATAGCCCACCAAACTTAGGATTAATTCAAGGGAACATCCTCTCATACGCGGAAAGTGTCTTAATTCCGTTCCAGCCTGAAGGATATAGCATGAGGTCCTTAATCAAAATCTTAAATGCCATATATAATTTTAAAGAACAGCATAATCCGAAATTAAAAATTAAGGGAGTAGTTGCCACTCTTGTAGATCAAAGAACTACCCTGCACTCGGAAGTCCTTCAACAGTGCCGAAGATTTTGTGCGGAAAATGGCATCAGAATGTTTGAAACAGTTATTCCTCGTTCTGTAAGATTTGCTGCAAGTGTTGCTTACGAACGTAAACCGGCAACATTGACTGATTCTAAAAACTCATTGGTAAAAGCTTATTTTAATTTATTACAGGAGGTACAAGAATAATGGCAAGAAAAAATAGAAACCTAGCAAGTTTTGATGATTTTGCTAACAATAATATTAATAAAAAAGTTAATGATAATAATATTATAAATGAAAACATTAACAATGATATTAATAATAATATTAATAACGATATTAATATCGAAGATAACAATTATATTAATATAAATAATAATGATAATGATAATGATAATGTTAACGTTTCTTCAGGTGACAAAAAACAAGGAGATTACTTAGATGCATTGATTGAGGGCAGAATGAAAAAGAAAGAGAACGAGACAGTGTTAACTGGAATTTATCTTCAAAAAGATTTGTCTCAAGTTTTGGACCGTTTAGCTAAAAAGGGTGGCAGAGGAGCAAAGTCTAAAATTGTAAACGAAGCTTTAAGAACCATATTTACTGATAAAGGCTTATTGTAGAATCGTTCATTAAAGAGCAGCTGATGATGACTTTAATCCGTGTTCTTGTGCATAAGTTTGAGCAACAGCAACAAGGATTTTCTCTCGCTTATTTTCAAAAGATTAGTTAACTTAGTAGTAAAGCAATAAATCGAAGGAGGTTGTTTAATGTCTACGGAGTTAAAGCAAAAACCACAAAAAAAAGAACCCCATCATGTTCAAAAGAGGCTTTATCAAAAATTTCTCAATCAATCGGTTGTCGTTCACTTAGTTTCCGGTTTAAAAGTAAAAGGAAAGCTGACCGAATATGATCAATACACTATTGCCGTTTCTGTCAAAAAAGAAGAAATGATGATCTATAAACACGCTATCAGCCTGATCCGTCCATACCATTCTGAGTCGGATGATGAATAAGAATGCTATCATTCTTTTATGGAAATATCGGATATAAAATTTAGAAAATTCATATATATTAAAAAAGACCTCCGATGATACAACAGCAGACGATCATGCAATAAACGGTTCCCTCAAAGAGGGATCAGTTAACCAAAGATGAGTAAATCCAGACCCTTAACGCTTACCGGCTCAAGGATGGATTTACTTTTTTTGTGTTTAACTTAAAAACGAGTGAACATCAATGCTTGAAAAACGGTCATAAACAGCGCTCTCTTTCGGGAATACTGACTACCGTTGAGTTTATCTATATCTATTGCCTATTCTATTACTCTTTTATTATATGAAAAAATAAAAACTTCAAGTTGACCACAAAAAACTTTCATTTTTTAAGACAATTTGATGCCTTAGGATCTAGTCGATCAGTCGTTTTATGATATGACTTTAATCCTTTTTAAAGTCAAATTAAATACTGCCCTTCCACCTTAACCCTCCACACTATATAAGCGTCAAAATCACTTTTCCTTTGGAAACCTTTTATTAGGCTGGTTTTTCCTTGAGCTTTTTATATAAAATTAATATTCAGATCCTTCTAATCCTTCTAAAAAATATAATTTAGAAAACTAAGAACATTACGACAACTATATTGACAAACATCCAGATTAGCATTTAAACTAGTTTTGTAAACAATTACATAAATAGGAGGTAGTAAGAATGACAACAAACTTTTTCATTCCACCAGCCAGCGTAATTGGACGCGGTGCAGTAAAGGAAGTAGGAACAAGACTTAAGCAAATTGGAGCTAAGAAAGCGCTTATCGTTACAGATGCATTCCTTCACAGCACAGGTTTATCTGAAGAAGTTGCTAAAAACATTCGTGAAGCTGGCGTTGATGTTGCGATTTTCCCAAAAGCTCAACCAGATCCAGCAGATACACAAGTTCATGAAGGTGTAGATGTATTCAAACAAGAAAACTGTGATTCACTTGTTTCTATCGGTGGAGGTAGCTCTCACGATACAGCTAAAGCAATCGGTTTAGTTGCAGCAAACGGCGGAAGAATCAATGACTATCAAGGTGTAAACAGCGTAGAAAAACCAGTCGTTCCAGTAGTTGCAATCACTACAACAGCTGGTACTGGTAGTGAAACAACATCTCTTGCGGTTATTACAGACTCTGCACGTAAAGTAAAAATGCCTGTTATTGATGAGAAAATTACTCCAACTGTAGCAATTGTTGACCCAGAATTAATGGTGAAAAAACCAGCTGGATTAACAATCGCAACTGGTATGGATGCATTGTCCCATGCAATTGAAGCATATGTTGCAAAAGGTGCTACACCAGTTACTGATGCATTTGCTATTCAAGCAATGAAACTTATCAATGAATACTTACCAAAAGCGGTTGCGAACGGAGAAGACATCGAAGCACGTGAAAAAATGGCTTATGCACAATACATGGCAGGAGTGGCATTTAACAACGGTGGTTTAGGACTAGTTCACTCTATTTCTCACCAAGTAGGTGGAGTTTACAAATTACAACACGGAATCTGTAACTCAGTTAATATGCCACACGTTTGCGCATTCAACCTAATTGCTAAAACTGAGCGCTTCGCACACATTGCTGAGCTTTTAGGTGAGAATGTTGCTGGCTTAAGCACTGCAGCAGCTGCTGAGAGAGCAATTGTAGCTCTTGAAAGAATCAACAAATCCTTCGGTATCCCATCTGGCTATGCAGAAATGGGCGTGAAAGAAGAGGATATCGAATTATTAGCGAAAAACGCATACGAAGACGTATGTACTCAAAGCAACCCACGCGTTCCTACTGTTCAAGACATTGCACAAATCATCAAAAACGCTATGTAATAATAATCTTGGAAAAGCGTCTCTTGAAATTCAAGAGACGCTTTTTCGTGATGCTAGATTAATATAGTAATAGATTAATAGAGTGATAGACTAAAGAATAAGGAGACTACATGTCGAAAAACAAAGGCGGTAAGAGGAAGATTTTAAAAAATATATCGAATCCCGCCATAGGAGTTCAAAAGTTTGAAAAAGCTCAATCATAAAGAAATGGAGGTTTCTCAGAAGACGGTCTCCCGCATAATGAAAGATGAAGGAATGATGTCTCGTACCGTAAAAAACATAACCATGCGGTCCGTGAAAATGTTTTAAACCAAATTTTACCGTTACGAAGCCAAATGAAGTGTGGGTAAATGGGGAAAAACTACATGGAAAACGATCTTGAAAACGAAATAAAAAGAGCCGAGTCCATCGATTAGAAATACAGTATACTATTCGATACTATATGTTAATAAAGTGCATACTTACGAATCGATATTATACACGTTATACTAGATTTTGTATAGGTATATCGAATATAGACAGTCATACATAACACAGGAGGTGATCAAATGAGGGAATTGAAAAGCGAAAAGCGTGTTCAGTCGTTAGCTATGGAATTTCTCTCTGTAGCACAGCAAGCAGCTCTCGCTTCTTATCCTTGGATAGGAAAAGGTAATAAAAACGAAGTTGATAGGGCTGGTACGGAAGCTATGCGCAATCGACTGAACCTCATTGATATGAGCGGTTTAATTGTTATTGGTGAAGGGGAAATGGACGAAGCTCCTATGCTTTATATTGGAGAGGAACTCGGAACAGGAAAAGGACCCCAACTCGATATTGCAGTAGACCCTGTTGATGGAACGGGTTTAATGGCAAAAGGAATGGATAATTCAATAGCAGTAATTGCTGCATCCACTAGAGGAAGTTTACTGCATGCCCCAGATATGTACATGGAAAAGATAGCTGTGGGACCAAAAGCAAAAGGCTGCGTAAATCTAGACGCATCTTTAACAGAAAATATGAAATCAGTTGCTAAAGCTTTAGGGAAAGATTTAAGAGAATTAACTGTAATGATACAGGATAGACCACGTCATGATCATTTGATCCAACAAGTAAGAGATGTAGGGGCTAGACTCAAATTATTTTCTGATGGTGACGTTACAAGGGCAATAGGTACTGCACTCGAAGAAGTAGACGTTGATATATTAGTAGGAACTGGCGGTGCTCCAGAAGGAGTAATTGCTGCAACCGCACTGAAGTGTTTGGGGGGAGATTTCCAAGGAAGACTTGCTCCTCAAAACGAAGAAGAATTTGATCGCTGTATTACGATGGGAATAACAGATCCAAGAAAAATTTTCACAATAGATGAAATTGTAAAATCAGATGATTGCTTTTTTGTAGCAACAGGAATAACTGACGGACTGCTTATAAATGGTATTCGAAAAAAAGAAGATGGTTTAATGCAAACGCACTCTTTTCTTACAATTGGAGGAAGCAGCGTAAAATACCAATTTATTGAAGCTTATCATTGATAATAAACGTAATAAATGACGTTTGATGTATCTAATTGAATGCTCTTTTATGTTGATGTTTCGGAACTGTTTCGGAACCCTCCTTTTTCGGTTAATATTCTCAAAATTCAGTTTTATGTCGCAGTAACGATTAGCAACTTCAATTAGATATAACGAAGAAAGCGATTTCCCGATCTTATCATGTTAGTTTCCTCAGCTTGAAACTTTCCTGATTATCCGTAAAGGAAATACACTTGTAAAGCAGATGTTAAAGGAAAAATTTCCCTTTGTTAAGTTGTGAACAAGATGGTATCTCATCCTTGTCCATCTCTGAATGGCAATAAATTATTCTTGTGTGACAGTGTGAAAACCTTCGTTTCAGAGATTCATTTTCATGAAAGAACATAGGTGGTAAGAAATCCCCAAAATGATCCTAAGACCATAATCTAGGGATGTCACAAAAAGTCAACCCCTATGATAGGATGGTTCAGATATTAGACAGCTTAGCTCTCCACTATCTGAACGATCCTTTATGAAGTTATCAAAGAGCAATAAATAAACGGAAAATTACCTCGAAAGAGGATTCTAAAAATACTATATAAGGAGTGGGAATTATGCCATTAGTTTCAATGAAGGATATGTTAAATCATGGAAAAGAAAATGGATATGCTGTTGGACAGTTTAACATCAATAATCTTGAGTTTGGTCAAGCGATTTTACAAGCTGCAGAGGAAGAGAAGTCTCCTGTTATTATCGGGGTATCTGTAGGTGCTGCTAATTACATGGGTGGATTTAAGTTAATTGTTGATATGGTCAAATCATTAATGGATTCATATAACGTAACGGTACCAGTTGCTATTCATCTTGACCATGGTCCAAGTCTTGAGAAATGTGTACAAGCCATCCATGCTGGATTTACATCTGTTATGATCGATGGTTCCCATCTTCCACTTGAAGAAAATATTGAATTAACAAAACGTGTGGTTGAAATAGCACATTCTGTTGGCGTATCTGTTGAGGCAGAGCTAGGTCGTATCGGTGGACAAGAAGATGATGTAGTAGCTGAATCATTTTATGCTATCCCTTCAGAATGTGAGCAATTAGTTCGTGAAACAGGAGTAGACTGCTTTGCACCTGCGTTAGGTTCTGTCCATGGTCCGTATAAAGGTGAACCAAAACTTGGTTTTGATCGGATGGAGGAAATTATGAAATTAACAGGTGTTCCTCTTGTTCTCCACGGTGGTACAGGTATTCCAACAAAAGATATTCAAAAAGCTATTTCGCTTGGTACAGCAAAAATTAACGTAAATACAGAAAGCCAAATTGCTGCTACAAAAGCCGTTCGAGAAGTTTTAAATAACGATGCTAAGCTGTTTGATCCTCGCAAATTTTTAGCACCGGCTCGGGAAGCGATTAAAGAAACCATTAAAGGTAAAATGCGTGAATTTGGATCTTCAGGTAAAGCTTAATAAAAAACAGACATTATGGGAGGGGAAATCGTGCTCCAACAAAAAATAGATATTGATCAGTTATCCATTCAAACTATTAGAACTCTATCAATTG is from Bacillus methanolicus MGA3 and encodes:
- a CDS encoding RNA chaperone Hfq, with protein sequence MSTELKQKPQKKEPHHVQKRLYQKFLNQSVVVHLVSGLKVKGKLTEYDQYTIAVSVKKEEMMIYKHAISLIRPYHSESDDE
- a CDS encoding iron-containing alcohol dehydrogenase, producing the protein MTTNFFIPPASVIGRGAVKEVGTRLKQIGAKKALIVTDAFLHSTGLSEEVAKNIREAGVDVAIFPKAQPDPADTQVHEGVDVFKQENCDSLVSIGGGSSHDTAKAIGLVAANGGRINDYQGVNSVEKPVVPVVAITTTAGTGSETTSLAVITDSARKVKMPVIDEKITPTVAIVDPELMVKKPAGLTIATGMDALSHAIEAYVAKGATPVTDAFAIQAMKLINEYLPKAVANGEDIEAREKMAYAQYMAGVAFNNGGLGLVHSISHQVGGVYKLQHGICNSVNMPHVCAFNLIAKTERFAHIAELLGENVAGLSTAAAAERAIVALERINKSFGIPSGYAEMGVKEEDIELLAKNAYEDVCTQSNPRVPTVQDIAQIIKNAM
- the fba gene encoding class II fructose-1,6-bisphosphate aldolase; this encodes MPLVSMKDMLNHGKENGYAVGQFNINNLEFGQAILQAAEEEKSPVIIGVSVGAANYMGGFKLIVDMVKSLMDSYNVTVPVAIHLDHGPSLEKCVQAIHAGFTSVMIDGSHLPLEENIELTKRVVEIAHSVGVSVEAELGRIGGQEDDVVAESFYAIPSECEQLVRETGVDCFAPALGSVHGPYKGEPKLGFDRMEEIMKLTGVPLVLHGGTGIPTKDIQKAISLGTAKINVNTESQIAATKAVREVLNNDAKLFDPRKFLAPAREAIKETIKGKMREFGSSGKA
- the glpX gene encoding class II fructose-bisphosphatase, with amino-acid sequence MRELKSEKRVQSLAMEFLSVAQQAALASYPWIGKGNKNEVDRAGTEAMRNRLNLIDMSGLIVIGEGEMDEAPMLYIGEELGTGKGPQLDIAVDPVDGTGLMAKGMDNSIAVIAASTRGSLLHAPDMYMEKIAVGPKAKGCVNLDASLTENMKSVAKALGKDLRELTVMIQDRPRHDHLIQQVRDVGARLKLFSDGDVTRAIGTALEEVDVDILVGTGGAPEGVIAATALKCLGGDFQGRLAPQNEEEFDRCITMGITDPRKIFTIDEIVKSDDCFFVATGITDGLLINGIRKKEDGLMQTHSFLTIGGSSVKYQFIEAYH
- a CDS encoding ParA family protein, whose translation is MPIIAVSTNKGGVLKTSITTNLAGALCNNKKVLIIDTDNQGNVLVSFGINPDSVEQTLYDVLVEGLDPKEAIINVHPNIDVLPSNDDMSFLEFDVLSNREKYPTPFKMLKNAMGTIEKEYDYILIDSPPNLGLIQGNILSYAESVLIPFQPEGYSMRSLIKILNAIYNFKEQHNPKLKIKGVVATLVDQRTTLHSEVLQQCRRFCAENGIRMFETVIPRSVRFAASVAYERKPATLTDSKNSLVKAYFNLLQEVQE